The window ACGACACGGTGGACCAGGCGGTCGAGATCGGCAACGACACGCCCTACGGCCTGGCGGCCTACGTGTCGGGCACCGACCCGGAAGCCACGCGCAAGGTGGCTTCGCGCCTGCGCGCCGGCCAGGTGAACATCAACAGCGTGCCGCTGGACTTCAAGGCGCCGTTCGGCGGCTTCAAGCAGTCCGGCAACGGCCGCGAGTGGGGCGACCACGCCTTCGGCGAGTTCCTCGAGGTGAAGGCCGTGCTCGGCTACGCACCCAAGGCGGCCTGAAGCGTGCGGCGCGGGCGGCTAGCCGCCGCCGCGCTGCATGAAGAGGTCGAAGTAGCGCATGAAGCGCTGCCGGTCGGCCTCGTCGACGTCGGTGAAGCTGAACTGCACCGCCAGCCGCGGCAGGCGCATCAACGCGATCTGTCGGTCCGGCAGCGGCGCCCAGCGCAGCTCGAGCCGACCCGCACCGATGTCCACGCGGGCCTGCCCCTGCGCCGCGCGATCGGCGGTCTGCGCACCGCAGGCGCCCGGCAGCCAGCCCAGCCATTCGGCCTCGGTGCAGCCCATCTCGCGCTCGAAGCGCGGTGGATAGTGCGTCTGCATCAGCCGCCGGCGATCGGCGGCCAGATCGCCAGCACGTCGCCTTCCTGGAAGGTGCGCGCGGCGCGGTCCTCGGGCGCCACGTAGTGGCCGTTGACGAGCACCAGGTGCACCAGCTTCATCGGCAGGCCGTAGGGCGCGATCACGTCCGCGATGGTCGCCGACGGCGCGATGTCGAGCTCCACCCGGTTGCCGCTGCGGGCCTCGGCAGGCAGGTAGTCGGTGAGCGTGGCGTAGAGCTTGAAGCTGATCTTCATGCGGCGATCATCGCCCGGAACCGGCTCACACGTGCGCGCCGGCCTGGGCCCAGCGCGCCTGCGCCTGCCCCTGGGCAATGTAGGCCTCGGTCAGGCGCGTCGGGTCGGCGATCAGCTTCTCCTTCCACTCGCCCAGCCTCACGCGGCCCTCCACCAGCCCTCGCATCACGCCCACATGTTCGGTCCAGCCGATGCTGTTGCAGCCGACCAGCCGGTCGGCGTCGAACTGCAGGCTGAGGAGCTTGAAGCCCTCACTGTCGGTGAGCTCCGCCTGCTGGCCGCCGGGCACGCCCTGCCAGTCGCCGAAGCTGGCCGAAATGAGGCCCAGCGTGTCGAGCACGTTGATCTGCGGCACGCGCTTGAGCACCGCGCCGCGTTCGAGCATGTTCATCGCGGCCACGTAGGCCTGGTCGGCGGCGTTGGGCTGGATCGCGCTGATGACGCGCGTCTTCGTCGCCAGGTCGAAGGCCTCGGCGCAGTCGCCGGCGGTGTAGATGCCCGGCACATTGGTCTGCAGGCGCTCGTCGGCCAGCACGCCCTGGCCGCACTCGATGCCCGAGTCCTTCAGGAAGGCGACATTGGGCTTCACGCCGGTAGCGCTGATCACCAGGTCGGCCTCCACCGTCTGCCCGTTCGACAGCCGCACGCTCATCGCGCTGCCGCGCGGCGCCGGTGCCGTTTCGCGCCAGTCGGGCGCGGGCGGTGCCGGGTTCTTGCCGCCGAGGCCGAGCATCGCCGCGGCGCGGGCGATGAAGCCCCCCTCGGCCGAGGCCGGGGCCACCGCCGACGGCGAAGCCACGGTGGACTTCGCCGCCTCGATCGCCTCGACGCGGGTGCCGGTGAACACGCGCACGCCCTTCTTCTCGCACCAGGCCTTGATCATGTTGCCGGCGGCCGGCCCCATCATGCGCGGCACCATGCGGTCGCCCATCTCCACGACGGTCAGCTCCACGCCGCGCAGCGCGAGCGCTTCCATGATGATGCAGCCGATGAAGCCGGCGCCCATCTGCAGCACCTTGGCGCCTGGCTGCGCCAGCTCGGCGATGTGGCGCGCGTTCTCCAGCGTCCAGCACGGCTGCACGCCCGGCAGGTCCATGCCGGGGATCGGCGGACGCACCGGCTTGGAGCCGGTGGCGATCAGCAGCTTGTCGAAGCCGAGGATGCTGCCGTTGTCCAGCGTCACGGTGCGCCGCGCGGCGTCGACGTGGGTCGCACGCTGGCGCAGCACCGCGATGTTGAGCTTGCGGAACTGGTCCGCGTCGCGCCGCAGGTAGGTGCCGTCTTCGCCCACCTTGCCGATCAGCAGGTAGGGAATCGCCATGCGCGAATACGGCGGCTCCGGCTCGTCGCCGACGATCGTGATGCTGTCGTACGGCGCGTGCTTGCGCAGCGTCTCGGCCGCGATGACGCCGGCCGGGCCGGCGCCGAGGATCACGTGTCTCATAGGCCCAGGCGTGCGCGTGTCTCGGGCTTGAGCTGGCCGCCGGCGTCCCAGCCGCGCACCTCGTAGTACTGCGGCAGCATTTCCGGCAGCTTGTTCACCAGGCCCTTGGCCGGACCGGTCTTCGCCGGTTCGGTCAGCAGGCGCTTGGGCAGCGTGTCGTCCTTCGCGGTGAAGCCGGCCTGGTTGTTGAAGTCGCGCTCCATGTTCCACACGCGCTCGCCGATCTCGTTCAGCTTCTCCAGCGTGAACTCCTCGCCACAGGCCGCCGCGACCTGCGGCTGCACGTCGGCCAGGCCCCAGGCGAAACTGGTGAAGATGCAGATGCCGGCCGAGTCGAAGGCGGCGGTGGCGTCCTGGAAGGCCTTCACCAGCTCCGGCTTGCCCTCGGCCACCAGCGGGTCGGTCTTGACCGGGATGCCCAGCACTTCCGAGGCGACCGTGTAGCCACGCAGGTGGCAGGCGCCACGGTTGGAGGTGGCATACGCGAGGCCCATGCCCTGGATGCCGCGGCTGTCGTAGGCCGGGAATTCCTGGCCCTTGACGCTCATGCTCAGGTCGGGGTGACCGTACTTCGCGGTCAGCCGCGCCGAGCCCAGGCCGATCTCCTTGCCGAAGCCCACGCCCTGCGCGGTCATCTCGGCAAAGTGCACCAGGGCGCGCGCCGAGCCGAACGGGGCGTCGGTGCCGAGCTGCTCCTTGGTCAGCACGCCCATCTCGTAGAGCTCCATCACCGCGCCGATGGTCGCGCCGAAGGAGATCGGGTCCATGCCCTGCTCGTTGCACAGCACGTTGGCGTACTGCAGCGCGTCGAGGTCGTTCACGCCGTTGGCGTTGCCCAGCGCCCAGGCCGCCTCGTACTCCAGGCCGCCGGAGGCGCCCCAGTACTGCGGCTTGTTCTCGACCGAGAAGTGGCTCTGGTCGATCTTCTGGATGCGCCCGCAGGCGATGGTGCAGCCGAAGCAGGCCTGGTTGGTGACCAGCGGCTTCTTGCCGTCGGTCTTGCGCGGCGTGGCCATCGCCTCGGCGGAGATGTCCTTGGCGCCCTCGAACTGCACGTCGCGGTGGTTGCGCGTCGGCGAGGCGCCGATCTCGTTGATCACGTTCATCAGCACCTGGGTGCCGTAGGTCGGCAGGCCCTGGCCGGTGACGGCGTTGTCGGCGAGGATCTTCTTCTTCTCGAAGGTCACCTTCATGAATTCCTTCGGGTTCGCGACGTTGCCGACCCCCTTCGTGCCACGCACCGCGATGGCCTTCAGGTTCTTCGATCCCATCACCGCGCCCACGCCCGAGCGGCCGGCCGCACGGTGCAGGTCGTTCACCACCGCCGCGTACAGCACGCCGTTCTCGCCCGCCAGGCCGATGCTCGACACGCGGGTCAGCGGGTCCTGGTGCTGCTTCTTGATGATCTCCTCGGTCTGCCAGACGCTCTTGCCCCACAGGTGGGAGGCGTCACGCAGCTCGGCCTTGTCGTCCTCGATCGACAGGTAGACCGGCTTGGCCGACTTGCCTTCGAAGATCACCATGTCCCAGCCGGAGAACTTGAGCTCGGCGCCCCAGTAGCCGCCCGAGTTGGAGCAGGCGATCGCGCCGGTCAGCGGGCCCTTGGTCACCACGGTGTAGCGGCCGCCGGTCGAGGCCATGGTGCCGGTCAGCGGGCCTGTGGCCCAGATGATCTTGTTCTCGGGCGCGAGCGGGTCGACCTTGGGGTCGATCTCGCTGACGAGGTACTTGGTGGCCAGGCCGCGCGAGCCCAGGTAGGCGCGCGCCCATTCCATGTTCAGCGGCTCCGAGGAAACGGTGCCGGCGGTGAGGTTGACGCGAAGGATCTTTCCAGCCCAAGACATAGTGTTCTCCTCAAGCCGCTGCGTTCTGGTTGCCGAGCTTGTCGGCCCAGGCCTGCATCTTGTTCAGGCCGGTCCAGTTCGCGTCGACGTAGGTGATGGCGCCCGTCGGGCAGGCTTCGGCACAGGCCGGCTCGCCGCCGCACAGGTCGCACTTCTGGACCTTGCCGGTCTCCTGCACGTAATTGATGGTGCCGAACGGGCAGCTGATGGTGCAGACCTTGCAGCCCACGCAGGTGGTCTCGTTGACGATCTTGGCGCCGGTGGCGCCGTCGATCGTGATCGCCTCCACCGGGCAGGCATGCAGGCACCACGCCTCGTCGCACTGGGTGCAGGTGTAGGGCACCTTGCGGCCGGTGTGATGGAAGTCGAACACCTTGATACGCGACTTGCTCGGCGCGTAGACGGCGTAGTTCTCGAAGGAACAGGCCATCTCGCACTGCAGACAGCCAGTGCATTTCTCGGGGTCAAGGTGGAGGGTCTTCTGCATGGCTGGCGTCTCCGCTGGCGGTTCGTGATCGGATCGAATTCCCGTGCGCGCGAGCAAACCTCCGCCCGGCGCTAGGAACAAGTCTGCCTATGTTCTGGATTGAACATCCCGCTTCATATCCGGTGCTTACCCTGATCCGGCGCAGAACAATTGCTCCCCTGCAGCAAGTCGACCGGCTGGTGGGAGCAATCGCTCGGTGCTTCCGGGCGTCGCAGTGTCCGGCTGCCTGACCCGCCGGGCCGCCGCGCGCGCCACCGCCTCGTGCGTCGAAATTGAACACGAGTTCCATATCTTCCGGGACGAGCAGGATCACAATGAATGTGAAGTCCCACGCCCGATCTGGCGCTGATCCGTTCTCCGGGCGAGGCATCGCCGCCCGCCCGGGACACTGGCCGCCGATGGCGGCATGAAAGGAAGGCCTCGATGTCGATCCCCAGCGTGCACCCCACCCCGAGCACGGGCCGCCGCCGCCGCGAAGAGGCGGCCCAGCGGCCGATCGCCAGCGCCCTGCCCCTCGACGGCGAGCATGTGCTGTCGATCAACGAATCCCACGAGCGCTGTGCCGCGCTGGGCCTGAGCCGCATCGGCGCGCCCGACTACACGCCGCTCGGCCGCGCCGACTTCACCATCACCCGCGAGCGCAACCGCCGCCTGTTCGCCCACGCGGCGCCGGTGATGGAACTGCTGTTCGACCAGATCGTGAAAACCCAGAGCATGGTCGTGCTGACCGACGCGCAGGGCACCATCCTCCACTCCATCGGCGACGAAGACTTCCTCGAGAAGGCCGGCAAGGTGGCGCTGGCGCCCGGCGTCAACTGGGCCGAGTGCACCAAGGGCACCAACGGCATGGGCACCGCGCTGGTCGACGAGACCGCGGTGCTGGTGCATGCCGACGAGCACTTCATGCACGCCAACCACTTCCTGACCTGCCAGGCCGCGCCCATCCTCGACCCGCGCGGCAACATCCTGGGCGTGCTCGACGTGTCGGGCGACCGGCGCGGCTACCACCAGCACACCATGGGGCTGGTCAAGATGTCGGCGCGCATGATCGAGAACCACTGGCTGAACGACGACTTCAGCGACGCGCTCCGTCTGCACATCCATCCGCGCATGGAGTTCATCGGCACGCTGCTCGAAGGAATCCTCGCGATCGACCGCGACGGCCGGCTGCTCGGCGCCAACCGCAGTGCGCTCGACCTGCTGGGCATGAGCGGCGCCGCGCTGCGCATGCACACCGTGGCCAGCCTGCTGGGCACGCCGCTCGGTGCCATCGTCGACCGCGGCCGCGCGCTGATGGGCGCCCCGATGCGCATGGCGCTGCCCAATGGCCAGACCGTGCATGTGCAGGCCCGCTGCAACTGGCCGCTGTGGCCCGGCCAGTGGACCGGCACGGGCGGCGGCCTGCGCGACGCGGCGGCCGACGGCACCCCTGCCATGCCGGCGACCGAGGAAATCGGCCCCACGTCGCCTGCCGCGACCGCGCGCGACGCCGCAACCCGCAACCCCCGGCCGGCCCCGGCAGCCGACGGCGGTGCGCCGGCCGAAACTGCCCCGGAACCCGAAGTCACCTTCGCGCGCCTGCAGACCGGCGACCTGCAGATCGAGGCACTGATCTCCAAGCTGCGCCGGGTGCTCGACCGCGACATCCCGGTGCTGATCCTCGGCGAAGCCGGCAGCGGCAAGGAGATGCTGGCGCGCGCCATCCACCGCGAATCGCGGCGGGCGCACCGGCCCTTCATCTCGGTCCAGTGCGCCTCCACGCCCGAGGCGCAGCTCGAGGCCGAGCTGCTGGGCTACGCCGAGGGCGTGTTCCCGGGCGCACGGCGCAAGGGCGCGGTCGGCAAGCTGGTGCAGGCCTCCGGCGGCACGCTCTTCCTCGACGAGATCGGCGGTCTGCCGCTCGGGCTGCAGGCACGCCTGCTGCGTGTGCTGCAGGAGCGCCAGGTCACGCCGCTGGGCGCGGTGCAGCCGCAGGAGGTTGACCTGGCCCTCATCGGCGCCACCGACCGCAACCCGCGCGAGCTGATCGACACCCACCGCATCCGCGAGGACCTCTACTACCGGCTCAACGGGCTGGCGGTGAAGCTGCCGCCGCTGCGCGAGCGCTCCGACCTGATGGCCCTGGTGCGCCGGCTGCTTGCCGACGAGGCGCCCGGCGCGCCGCTCATGCTGGCGCCGGACGTCGAGGCCCTGCTGCAGCGCTACGACTGGCCCGGCAACCTGCGGCAGCTGGCCAACGTGCTGCACACCGCCGCGGTGATGGCAGCCGGCGAGCCGGTGATCACCCGCGAGCACCTGTCGGACGACTTCCTCGAGGAAGCCCAGCTGCGGGCCGCCCCCGGCGCCGCGGCGCCCGGCGGGCCCGCGCCGGGCGTGGTGCGCGCGATGGCGAGCGGCATCGACAGCGGCGGCAAGACCCTCGAGGAACTGGAGCGCGAGATGATCCGCCACGCGGTGGACGCCGCCGACGGCAACATCTCGGTCGCCTCCAAGCGCCTGGGCATCAGCCGCAACACCATCTACCGCAAGCTGCGCTGGCGCGAGCCGGAATGACCGGCGGGCCGAGCGGCTGACGACCGGCCCTCACCCCGACCCTCTCCCCGACCCTCTCCCGCCAGCGGGAGAGGGAGTTGATTCAGCCGCTGCCCCGACACCGCAGCGCCCAGTCGCGCGCGGCGGCACGCAAGGCCGGCGCCAAGCGGGGATCGCTCATGCGGTGACCGGCCTCCGGCACCTCGTTCGACAAGGCGCCTGGCAGCGCCGCCGCGAGCGCCCGGGCCACGGCCGGGTCGCAGGTGGCATCGGCCGCCCCCCAGACCACGCTGACCGGCACACCGCTGTTCAGCGCCGGCACACCGGCCGCACCGGCGGCTGCCGCCCCCCAGGACGCGGCGGCGTAGTGGGCGTGGACGCGCCACGAAGCCATCAGCTGCGGCGTCGCGGCCGGCAAGGCGGCGGGATCGCAGCGAGCGCCGCTGGCCGCGACCCCACCCGGCGCCGATTGCGCATCGTCGAACGCCGACCAGGCGCGGGCGATCCGCTCGTCGGCCTGCATTGCGCCAATGTGGAGCAACCCCGGCTCCGCCTGATACAGCGCGGCCACCGCCGTCGCGGCCGGTTCGCCCAGCCAGGCCTGGCCCTCGGCGCCCAGCCAGGGCCGCCACGGCGCGATGTAGCGCCGCGTCTCGGCGGCCGTGCCGAGGAAGGGGCTGCGCAGCAGCAGCCCGTGCAGCACCTCCGGCCAGCGCGCGGCATAGGCCAGCGCCACGCGCGCACCCCACGAGCCGCCGGCCACGGCCCAGCGCCGCAGGCCCAGGTGGCGGCGCAGGCGCTCCATGTCGTCGAGCAGCGCTCCCAGGTCGTTGCCGTCCGTCCGACCGGGCGGCTCGCTGCGCCCGCAACCGCGCTGGTCGATCGCGATCCAGCGCAGCGGCAGGCCGTCGAACCAGCGCGTCGGCTCCAGGCGGCTGGCGCCGCCCGGGCCGCCGTGCACGATCAGCACCGGCAGCCCGGCCGGGTCGCCCCCCTCGCACCACCAGACGCGGTGTCCGTCCACGGGCGCCAGCCAGTCCCCGGCCGGCAGCGCCGCGGGGGCGAGGGTTTGCCCCGGATCGCCGTTGCTGCTCACAGGGTCAATGCGGGGTTGCGGCCCCCGTCGGGCCTGCGCGAACCTCCGACCGTCGATGGCGGCAACCATCGACCGCGTCGCCGTAACACGGACGCCCTGCGCGGCACACGCAAGGCCCCATCCGTCGCTCGGAAGAAAATCATGATCGACTGGCGTTGCCTTCGGGGCACGAGTAGCGTTCAGGGATGGGTTCGCA is drawn from Methylibium petroleiphilum PM1 and contains these coding sequences:
- the thiS gene encoding sulfur carrier protein ThiS translates to MKISFKLYATLTDYLPAEARSGNRVELDIAPSATIADVIAPYGLPMKLVHLVLVNGHYVAPEDRAARTFQEGDVLAIWPPIAGG
- a CDS encoding NAD(P)/FAD-dependent oxidoreductase, whose translation is MRHVILGAGPAGVIAAETLRKHAPYDSITIVGDEPEPPYSRMAIPYLLIGKVGEDGTYLRRDADQFRKLNIAVLRQRATHVDAARRTVTLDNGSILGFDKLLIATGSKPVRPPIPGMDLPGVQPCWTLENARHIAELAQPGAKVLQMGAGFIGCIIMEALALRGVELTVVEMGDRMVPRMMGPAAGNMIKAWCEKKGVRVFTGTRVEAIEAAKSTVASPSAVAPASAEGGFIARAAAMLGLGGKNPAPPAPDWRETAPAPRGSAMSVRLSNGQTVEADLVISATGVKPNVAFLKDSGIECGQGVLADERLQTNVPGIYTAGDCAEAFDLATKTRVISAIQPNAADQAYVAAMNMLERGAVLKRVPQINVLDTLGLISASFGDWQGVPGGQQAELTDSEGFKLLSLQFDADRLVGCNSIGWTEHVGVMRGLVEGRVRLGEWKEKLIADPTRLTEAYIAQGQAQARWAQAGAHV
- a CDS encoding aldehyde ferredoxin oxidoreductase family protein; translated protein: MSWAGKILRVNLTAGTVSSEPLNMEWARAYLGSRGLATKYLVSEIDPKVDPLAPENKIIWATGPLTGTMASTGGRYTVVTKGPLTGAIACSNSGGYWGAELKFSGWDMVIFEGKSAKPVYLSIEDDKAELRDASHLWGKSVWQTEEIIKKQHQDPLTRVSSIGLAGENGVLYAAVVNDLHRAAGRSGVGAVMGSKNLKAIAVRGTKGVGNVANPKEFMKVTFEKKKILADNAVTGQGLPTYGTQVLMNVINEIGASPTRNHRDVQFEGAKDISAEAMATPRKTDGKKPLVTNQACFGCTIACGRIQKIDQSHFSVENKPQYWGASGGLEYEAAWALGNANGVNDLDALQYANVLCNEQGMDPISFGATIGAVMELYEMGVLTKEQLGTDAPFGSARALVHFAEMTAQGVGFGKEIGLGSARLTAKYGHPDLSMSVKGQEFPAYDSRGIQGMGLAYATSNRGACHLRGYTVASEVLGIPVKTDPLVAEGKPELVKAFQDATAAFDSAGICIFTSFAWGLADVQPQVAAACGEEFTLEKLNEIGERVWNMERDFNNQAGFTAKDDTLPKRLLTEPAKTGPAKGLVNKLPEMLPQYYEVRGWDAGGQLKPETRARLGL
- a CDS encoding 4Fe-4S dicluster domain-containing protein, encoding MQKTLHLDPEKCTGCLQCEMACSFENYAVYAPSKSRIKVFDFHHTGRKVPYTCTQCDEAWCLHACPVEAITIDGATGAKIVNETTCVGCKVCTISCPFGTINYVQETGKVQKCDLCGGEPACAEACPTGAITYVDANWTGLNKMQAWADKLGNQNAAA
- a CDS encoding sigma-54-dependent Fis family transcriptional regulator, whose product is MSIPSVHPTPSTGRRRREEAAQRPIASALPLDGEHVLSINESHERCAALGLSRIGAPDYTPLGRADFTITRERNRRLFAHAAPVMELLFDQIVKTQSMVVLTDAQGTILHSIGDEDFLEKAGKVALAPGVNWAECTKGTNGMGTALVDETAVLVHADEHFMHANHFLTCQAAPILDPRGNILGVLDVSGDRRGYHQHTMGLVKMSARMIENHWLNDDFSDALRLHIHPRMEFIGTLLEGILAIDRDGRLLGANRSALDLLGMSGAALRMHTVASLLGTPLGAIVDRGRALMGAPMRMALPNGQTVHVQARCNWPLWPGQWTGTGGGLRDAAADGTPAMPATEEIGPTSPAATARDAATRNPRPAPAADGGAPAETAPEPEVTFARLQTGDLQIEALISKLRRVLDRDIPVLILGEAGSGKEMLARAIHRESRRAHRPFISVQCASTPEAQLEAELLGYAEGVFPGARRKGAVGKLVQASGGTLFLDEIGGLPLGLQARLLRVLQERQVTPLGAVQPQEVDLALIGATDRNPRELIDTHRIREDLYYRLNGLAVKLPPLRERSDLMALVRRLLADEAPGAPLMLAPDVEALLQRYDWPGNLRQLANVLHTAAVMAAGEPVITREHLSDDFLEEAQLRAAPGAAAPGGPAPGVVRAMASGIDSGGKTLEELEREMIRHAVDAADGNISVASKRLGISRNTIYRKLRWREPE
- a CDS encoding alpha/beta fold hydrolase, producing MSSNGDPGQTLAPAALPAGDWLAPVDGHRVWWCEGGDPAGLPVLIVHGGPGGASRLEPTRWFDGLPLRWIAIDQRGCGRSEPPGRTDGNDLGALLDDMERLRRHLGLRRWAVAGGSWGARVALAYAARWPEVLHGLLLRSPFLGTAAETRRYIAPWRPWLGAEGQAWLGEPAATAVAALYQAEPGLLHIGAMQADERIARAWSAFDDAQSAPGGVAASGARCDPAALPAATPQLMASWRVHAHYAAASWGAAAAGAAGVPALNSGVPVSVVWGAADATCDPAVARALAAALPGALSNEVPEAGHRMSDPRLAPALRAAARDWALRCRGSG